The genome window atcctTATCTCCAATCAGtaagcttataaataaatgttggtgaaatatgtcagaatgggcctgTTGGTCTAGGGGATGAGTGGCGTGCTATTGTTACTTAAGGTTTGAAGTTCGAATCCTTGCATGCACGAAGGGATTAAATTTTTGCAGGGATGGACGACGAGAGTTTGTGTTTCATTAAAAGTCTGAGTAGTGGGAAGGTTAgagtgattttaggaggaaATTATGGGATGTGGGAAGTTATCTTGATTTAGGGGATGTAGAATTCGGCTCTCTCTCTCTGTTTCAAAATTTCGGTGGCTGataaagtttttttctttctcttttatttttcaattttgctgTCGTTTGCTTCCCCTAAAACCTCCCTGTTGCTGCCGAATTTCCTCCTTGgttttttcttctctcatttGATTTTGGTCATCTATTCCAAGTTCTTTGGTGCTGGTTGTGTAttcgattttctttttgatgtgACTGTCTTCCTCTCCATCTGTTCTGCTcctttttggttttgttttaattgtttttcccCCACTTGCTGCCGTTGTTCAAAATTCGGTTCCCTCTTTCTGTTCCCAATTTTTGACGCTAGCTTATCTTCTCCTCAAACCGGTCGTGCATGATTTTGGCTCCTCTCCTTGGCTGAATATTGAAAGGTGAGTTCTACGTTACCACCCTTTGTCTATTTCGATTTTGCACTCTACCCTATCGACAGTTGGTAAGTGGGTAGGTATTTGTTGTTTCGTTGTATAAGATGTTGAAAGAAAGGTTGTATGTATATTCTTGGGTTTAATTGACTTGTTAAGTGAAATGCGATTATGGGTTGAAACAAAAGAGTTCTGTGGCTCTCGTGCTAGGTGGAGATCAAGGGTTGGTTAGTGTTTCATCAAGGAATTGAGGGTGCAGTTTCGGTTGTTGATCATTCTTTAACGTCATTTGGCTTTGTTTGATTGACAAATTATGTAGTTGATTGAATGACGTTTTGGTTGAATTTAGGTTTTGGTGTACCAGGAGTGCGGCTTAACTCCCAACGAAgtcaggtgtgtaatcacatcACTGAAAACACTAGtcggcgaaaagccaaaaaatagGACTGACGACGCCACACGAGCGTAGGACCGctcgtgtggtaggccgtgtggtCGAGCATGGATGTGTGATCGTTAAGGCTAGCCATGTGCAATTCATGGGCCAGGCCGAATTGGGTtatgtgggccacatgggcgcgTGAGtcccacacgggtgtgtgggaatattgggccaggccgtgtgatccacACGGCTAAGGCCATTTTGGGCTATGTGGGCCTACATGGGCTTGCAACATGGGCCTGTGGGCGCATCTTCACTGTTTGACtgttaaggttgcacgggtcgctcaagtcgactgtgaacctactgtagggtcggtaagtatacctagacccctaattgactaaaatagttaaaagacTGTTATATGCCTATATGAGATAGATATGTATGTCTGTATGTTAAGCCTGCTATATACACTGTGCTGATTATATATGATGCCATAACATGTCtgtatgatgcattgcattggattggggattgatattgattggaggaagtgtactaaaaggcttcaagcctaacttactggcagctcagctgcaacaactgtctagtgccgcattcggtactatttggagtgtagggatgggtgagttgattatatccccacatggagtgtagggttggacggagatggagtgtagaggctggttgggtaggattttataaCTGCATAACtgttgttgacaccatttttttgatgaaaacggggtcgacttgggttttaaaaaataaaaacaaaagcgggagtcgccaccaattctttttgataaggtgtgattggatcaccttgaaaagtggttgtttttaataaacgatttaattttattaaaacaacgattttggtccacgaaattcaaaaaaaaatgggttcggagtcgattcacatacgaggaaggattagcacctcgacacgcccaaaattggtacctagttgattacttaatgtcttagtgtcaaaaactgaaaactttaaagaaatttaaaatacgatccttaaaaaaactcaaatagcatagattaaaattcaagaggatatttagcaatttggttaaacaagaaatcgaaacccagcaccttagggcacgttctcgaattttcaaacgcaaaacattgccttattcgtaattttgaaaggatatttagctatttggttgaacgagaaaaaccgacacccagcaccttagggcatgttatctcgaatttccaaacgctaaatattgcctcaattagaaatattttcccattttttgaaatatgatatttatatgcatgatggaataataaacatgataatgtgaataaataaaaaatgaacaaaacgaataataaaataaatcaatcatgcatataccatagcaaataaataaataaacaaactaaagcataaaatgggcatgtaaataaatacataaacaaacataaaaaaggaaaatagatgaaaattataaaatgaaaaatatgtacatattttaaaattattataaactatatatatatatgagtacgTATGTtagaatatatgtatatgtatttacaaaatatcaaaatgtataagtacatgtgtatatatgtgtatataaattataaaaaatattagtatctatatatataaatgaaatatgtaagaatatacatataatgatttaaaatatacatgcttaagatatatatatgtaaccgaataaataataataataataataataataataataataataaataaactagataaataaataataataataacaataataatacaaatataatagCATAATGATGaggaatataaaaaaaatttgaatcaattaataaaataaggacTAATTCGAATTAAAAACAGAGCTTTGGGGGagaaatccataaataaataagggaggaGGACCACTCTGAACACGGGTGTATTGTGAGGGGACTAAAACAGAAATTTTCCCTCTCCCCCCAAAACGACGTAGTTTCACagagggctaaattgaaatccAAAATAAACTAACGcggtaaatttgaaaatataaaaaacgattgcgaaaacattaaaaatcgGAGGGACTAATTGCGCAAATAGCCCAAAagtcaaaaacacgcggatcctccggGTCGgatcgggtcgacgcgcgggtCTAaggcaaaacggcgtcgttttggtgcTTGAGAGGCATGCCCAAAAATGCGCCGTTTTGAATGcctatataaatcaaattttttcttaaaatttcattttctgccttttcttttaaaaaaaaaacctaaaattctcTCAAGCCCTCTCTCCCCTTTCCAGATGCCGGCCAGAGATCCGGCCATTGGCCACCGTGCCAAACGCCGGTCGCCACACGGCGGCGGGGAGACCAAAAGTTTCCCTTTTTTTCGATGCCTCTCCTCAACCCGAGTACTCCGACGAAGTGAAAAGGTAAGAAAAAGGCccccttttttacttttttatttcgaatataggaagaagaaaagaaaagaaaaaataaaaaatggaaaaacgACGACCTTTCTTTTGTTTGTATTTCCTTCTCTTCAAATCTTGTTTTTGAGATTACAAAAAGATACCCCATTTTACATATTcaaggttaatttttttttcacccCCTTTTTGATTACATTTTATCCGGCTCTTATAGTCGATTTGCACTAGTTATACTACTGTTCATATTACTGTTTCTTTGCACTGctattgcttcttttttttgcaGGTGGGGTGAGGTCAATGGAAGGATTTTCCATCTTGGTGCAAGGTAGTACCAGGAGAGCAGACCTCGGGCGGTGGGCGTGTTGACACCGCACATGGGGGCAACGGCGCAAAGGGGCATTAGGGTTTCTGAAAACTTTATGTTGTGGGCTTGCATTTGGGTTTAATTTAGATTGTTGGGCTGGGGCAAATTTGGGCTTTGTACAACTGTCACTGTTACTGTACTATGATAGGCTAAGGGCCTAATGCTTACTGATActgaaatgggcttaggcccaaactgAGATTATCtgttattgtttgtttgttgcatggggattacacactaagtttacgtaaactcaccccttatGTTTAATATGTGCAGGTAATCCTTAGACATAGGTGGATCAgtgcggcggaggactcagcgATGGCCAcacaactcttttttttttctttttctatttgatacttatttacgatttgaagttttaatttggggtatttttatgtaataatggcctctatggatttttacttaaaatttggattttatactgTTTTTTGTTTATATACGCTAGAAGtaggtaaaactcgggttttcaaaagtgatgaatgttttatcaaaataccacGCACacgtaaattattttaaaagcttccgcaaagtATAGcgttttgaaaatgaatcacGATTTGAGAATTAATGAAAGATAATGATAAGTTCTAAATGGAAAACGGTTTTAGCAATGATACGATTTTCAAACGCACTTCCATGTGATATCGccaaattcggccataacgtccaggttaggtttggggtgttacagctatcctcaagctcatgtctgttgagtgtgggctcgcttcaaATCAGAAagtttttctcaaaaattaccaatggggtaattttgcaatttctctaaacttttgagtcaagttgtaaatcagaaaaatatctttagaaattttctagaataatctcttcagagaattttctctacaactttctcttgaattcaagtgtgtgtaaataatgatcCAATCCTCTCtttatatagagagagtttAGAGAATTCAACcatgattaaacttaattactttaatattaaattaatataaattcaatccCCTCTTGATATTTTTGGATCTAACATAtacaaatctataaaaattaatttaaacttagaataaatttagaaaaatacacACAAAAACTAAATGAGGCTTGAAATTATAAAACACCTTGGTCTCTAAAGATTAACGATACATTTCAATCAAAGCTTCATTATTTTAACAAGTTctttctaaatatattttttacggTATTTGTAATAAcccattttgcccgggcccagaACTgattaaacccaaaataataaaaataataaaacagtcTCAGTCCGTTACAACTAAATTAGCCTAAAAATACAAACGGCCCAAATGGCCCGATGACAGAAACCCTAGCCcacaaactaaaattttcagcAAAACCTAGTTGCCTTCCCCAAGCCCTAGCGCCGCACGCCTCTGCCAACCTCACACACGCCGCCACCGCTCGAGATTCACCTATCACCAGCCATCCACGCGTCTGACATCTGCAAAACAAACCACGCGCAACAACAAATAACTTAAATAGCAAGACGACAAAAAAGATAGAGACTAAAGGGCTGtaatttggctataaaagccaaaatatTCTCGTTATATTTTTTTACGCACATCAGTAAATTGAAAAGCAGAAATCGAAATTCTAAAGGTTGATTTTAActgtttctcttcatttttttctttttatttattatttatttatttatttgttcattttttttaaaacccattttaaaataatcagtaaaaaaaacaagaagGAAAAGAGTTACCTGAATCGGCCCTTAGACCCGCCGTCAATGGTCCTTTGCCGTCGTCAGATTCGGGCTCAAGAGAGGGCCGAAGACCTTTTTCTCCCCTCGTTTCCCCGTTCTAAAGTTTTGGCCTTTGAACGCGCTTCAACGTGCTAATCGGAAACGCCTTCGCGCGACGCCGGCCACCGGCCATGGCGGCGCTACGGTGGCGATCAAGGTCGGTCGAGGGATGGGTTGAAAGGATTTGAGAGATcctcagaatttttttttttgaaatgggggccaattttttttgttttgttttattttggctATTTATATGGGTATctatacggcgccgttttgggctTAAGTGATGATAgccaaaacaacgtcgtttcgAATAAGACCCGAAAACCCGACCCGTCTACTACAGGATCTGCGTGTTTTCGCGGTGATTGGGTTATTAGCGCGCGGGGTCCCTCCCCTTTTGCGCTGATATGCAATCGGctccttttgtttctttcattttcgCCCGTTGAATTTCATTCGGGTTTTATTTTAACCCGCGTTGAAACGTCACGTTTGGGGCTAGGAAATATTGCTCGATCAGTCCCTCGTTCCTGGCGCGCATTCCATTTCAGCCCCGAgctccctttttattttatttgcatttttaaaCCCCGaatttttaattccatttcaacTTCGTCCTcagtcatttaatttatttatttatcaaaaaaatgctcttttatcactatttatattattattttatttgaaattgttttacattaaatttatttaattttttatatattatttattataagtttATGTATGAATGTCCTTCAAATCtttatgtacgtatatatatctTCAAAactgtttatatgtttttacatatattatatatatatatttcttttctaattgttttcattgttatttatttttaattttatatatatatatatatatatatattctatttattttgatcGTCTATCATTTATTTTGAATCGTCTTCATTAATCATTTGTCTTgggttatttttctttgaattgatttatactattttgtttcatttgctttgattattaatatttgtatttggtGTGTTGTGTGATTATTGTCGTTGTGTATTATTTCGTTTACCCATATTTTCATGCTGTAACGATTCATTCATGTAACATGTTGTTTGTAAATTATTCCTTCATATTGTATATTATCATCCCATCAATATAGTCCTTCATTCACACATTATTTCAAACATTACTTTTTTTACCTAAGCATGCAAAGACGAAAATttcaaataaggcaatgttttatGTATTGGCAATTCCAGAAAACTGTGCCCTAACTTACAGGGTTTCGGTCTTTCTCGTTAAAACTAATCGCAAagtatccttttaaaattttcaaaatgaaataaatttcattatgaGGTAACACTTCGTGTTTTGGTAATTCGAAAAAACTGTACcataacttacggggtttcggtTTTTCTCATTAAGTCAAAATAGCGAAATGTCCCTCTGATTTTCGAAAAGAAATGAaacttcaataaaaattaaagtcgCACTATTCTCTAAAGTTTCAAATACCGCGTCCTAACTTACGAGGCGTAACATTTCGTTACTTTGGAATAAGCGGGTCTTtaactcattttcaaatttattcaaacgTTTTTTTAAATGTACATCGGTAAAAATGGATCGTATTCTAATttgcttttcaaattttcaaatttggcaTTTGGACATTtgttaatcaattaggtaccaattttgggcgcatcgagggtgctaacccttcctcatgcataaccgactcccgggcCCGATTTCTTAAGTcatcgtagaccaaaatcattgttttgataaatcgaaatattttattaaaacgactattacgaggtgatccgatcacacctaaacaaaagattggtggcgactccattttcgttttttaaaatttaagtcaaccccgttttacaaaaaatggtttcaacagtATTTTTTCACTCGAGTGTGTAATAATTgaattctttattatttatattctagATCATTATTTTATGAACTAGGGTGAAAGTATCGTGGATGTTCATATGCTAGGAGCTAGATTGCATATTGTTTCCtctacttaaaaataaataaattagtcattttatgttaaattaaagagcaaactagtTCTCTTGTTAAAACTTTCGTCCATTTTCACTAGTAGAAATGTCTTTGCACATCAACATAAGATACATGTGATACGTTATGTGTCACTATTTGGTTATTACGTGAGCTACGctaatttttaacagtacaaatgaataaaatttttaacacataaaaataatttactctttaattgaatatataaatattattttatctatcttttaagtagagaaaacaaaatataatatgaattcTAGAATATTCACTCACTGCAGGATACTTCAATTACATATGACCAACTGCAAGAAACGTGACACGTACCAGCGTTTACGTCATATGCAGTTATATATATTGAAGTTGACGAGTGAAACTTAATTGTGCGGACACCAGCAATACTAAAGTATAACCAGCGCAGATGGAGGCTCCTCCGCCCTACAGTCTCTGCAACCCCAACAAAAAATCCACCATTATCAACGGCTCTTACGCCCTCCTCCATTCCGTAGCCATAACTTCCCTGATTTTCTACAGAGTCTCTTCTTTCTTCCATTCAACACCTTCCCTCCCTCTCCTTCTAGCGTTCACCTCCGAGCTAATTCTCTCTGTACTTTGGCTGCTCAGCCAAGCGTTTCTATGGCGACCCTTCACTCGCCAAACGTTCCCCGAAAGGTTACTGCAAGACAAAAACGATGATGAACTACCGGCAATCGATGTGTTCATATGCACCGCAGACCCGGAGAAGGAGCCGCCATTAGAGGTGATGAACACGGTTTTGTCGGCAATGGCGATGGATTACCCGGCGGAGAAGCTATCGGTTTATGTTTCGGATGATGGAGGTTGCGGTTTAACTTTGTATGCAATGAAAGAGGCTTGGGAATTTGGTCGGTATTGGGTTCCATTTTGTACGAGGTTTGGGATAAAAACCAGATGCCCCAAGCTTTATTTTTCGAGGTATGATGATGAATTTTTGGGACAAGGTTACGAAGCAGAAAAGGAGAAAATCAAGGTTTGAATCaacttcttttgtttttttttgttctttttcccaaaaataatttaggaGTAGATTggatagtaaaattaattttaaattcatctatttgaactaattttattattatattaaccCATCAATTGAGTTTcaaccttttatcaaattaccaaaaatccattaaatttacaaaacaatatattattttgtttcttttatattttgatataatatatatgtgataggatttaaactcaaaatactataatttggtcatctcaattttattattccaaacaatattacatttaaattttatattattttttataaatttattataaaaaatttcaagcaCATTAAAAATCTTGGCATGTTTTTGGCTGCGTGAGTgagaaaattttatgtaaaaatatatctGAGAAATAAAAGAGGTTTTGGTTGAAATAGTGAAGATAAGATTTTAGATATAATGaggttcaaattttatcatatatttaattctatgagtttaaattgatttttttagattttatataaaatataaaatagaaatttattctagttttatttaaaattctacCAAATAATTctcttaattataatttatttactaaggaaatattttagattacacacactaaaaataataatatatgaatatatatagaCATGATAATGCTAAAATAATCAAGGCatttattgtatatattaaaaaaatgtataaccTTAATCATTTggtttaaaagtaattaaaaatttggatgTCAATAAACAAACTCTTATTTTATGTAAGCCCAGCAGTGGAATCTTTTTTACGTACcatttaattatagaaattaacGCAGCTAAAATACAAATTGATGGAAAAGAAGGTGCAAAAAGCAGAAAGCAACGGTAAGATGCTTGCGGAATTCAATACTAAAAATCATCCTGCACATGTCGAGGTACTTCTCTTTATTTGTTGGCAAACATACTGTGCTTTTTTTATTGTCaacttgatatttaaaattacttttaataacTTTCCTCCCacaatttaatatgtttataaacgTGGATTGAGTCTTTAACTCGATTTACATAAGTCTTGTTGTCAATATAGGAGGATGTGAGTTCGAGCAcactcctatttatgagttgggaagagctataaataatcaaaaaaagACATATATGTGTAAAACCTATAGtgagattattaaaataaatggtcTACAGTAAAGATGAAAATTCAGCTTTACAtttgttcaaaataatttttaaaatcactaaaaatgtaattaaattgaatctGTAGAgacaattgaatttaaatattaaaatttttcaaaaaaaatgttcATATACATTGTTTTATTCTAATcttatttagaatattttatttttatatgtattttaatatattaataaataatttttataaaatttgagacATTTATTGTAACCCACAATCTGATTACTGGACCAAAAGCAGTAGCCCAAGGGACCTAAATTAGTCACAGCAACTAAAGGCCCCAAAAGATTTCAATTGACAAATTTAGACCCAAAGGATAGCCCTTAGGTCTTAACactgttttaattttatttagtccctaaatttggaaatattttcaatttggtccctaaaattttttgtccacattagtccttaaacttgtcaattttgtttcaaattggtccatTAACTTGGATTCTGTTAAAGAGTAATGAGTGACACCCTGAGATaatgtttttccttttcttttcaggtGATGCAAGATGAATCCCATAATGCAAACGACACAAACCAAGTCAAGATGCCACGTCTCGTCTACGTTTCTCGTGAGAAAAACCCTTCATATCATCACCATTTCAAAGCTGGAGCACTCAATGTTCTTGTAATTTCTCCTTAATTTCCTTAATGCATTAAATTTCCCTAATTGATTCTcagctttaaaattttgattctttGGTTCtcctttttgttcctttttcaTGGCAGCTCAGGGTCTCCAACATGATAAGCAACTCCCCTTACATATTGGTTCTAGACTGCGACATGCGATGCAATGACCCGACGTCTGCTAAACAAGCAATGTGTTTCCATTTAGATCCTAAAATCAATTCCAACCTAGCTTTCGTTCAGTTCCCTCAAAAGTTTCACAATCTCAGTAAGATGGATATCTATGATGGTCAATTAAGATCAACATTCTTGGTACGTAAATATGCACTCAAAACTATATTATATCATTGTATACTTTCATGTATTAGGCTCAatctttttcatatatttgatgttattaactgatgtttttcattttgggttttaatagCAGTTTTTGGGTTCTGAATTTTAGGTGAAGTGGCCTGGTATGGATGGATTGCAGGGACCAATGTTATCTGGAAGTGGTTTTTATATGAAACGAAAGGCATTATATAGAGATATAGTACAAGAAGGTAACCATACAATTGgtaaatgaatgattttttttggggATAAAGCaacatttagtccttaaacttggTAATCGTTCCTATCTTGATCCCTAAATTGTTTTGTCAACGTTCCTATCTTcatccctaaatttttttttgtcaacaTTAGTACCAGAACTTGATAACATTTTCTAGTAATGATGTGACACAATATCAAAGTATCATATCATTACACCTtaacaaaatcc of Gossypium raimondii isolate GPD5lz chromosome 3, ASM2569854v1, whole genome shotgun sequence contains these proteins:
- the LOC105796705 gene encoding cellulose synthase A catalytic subunit 7 [UDP-forming] yields the protein MEAPPPYSLCNPNKKSTIINGSYALLHSVAITSLIFYRVSSFFHSTPSLPLLLAFTSELILSVLWLLSQAFLWRPFTRQTFPERLLQDKNDDELPAIDVFICTADPEKEPPLEVMNTVLSAMAMDYPAEKLSVYVSDDGGCGLTLYAMKEAWEFGRYWVPFCTRFGIKTRCPKLYFSRYDDEFLGQGYEAEKEKIKLKYKLMEKKVQKAESNGKMLAEFNTKNHPAHVEVMQDESHNANDTNQVKMPRLVYVSREKNPSYHHHFKAGALNVLLRVSNMISNSPYILVLDCDMRCNDPTSAKQAMCFHLDPKINSNLAFVQFPQKFHNLSKMDIYDGQLRSTFLVKWPGMDGLQGPMLSGSGFYMKRKALYRDIVQEDTDFTQLKQYLGPSNELVKSLKSAKYNTDVTSRLLEETRFLASCKYEEGTQWGKQVGFLYMSLLEDYFTGFNLHCEGWKSIFYNPPSPAFLGTAITKLNDTLLQGSRWNCGALQVTFSKFCPLIYGLKSRMSLLQRMCYVYLSLQPFYFFPIWCLATIPQLCLLHGIPLYPKVSNSWFMVFSYIFIMSQLKHLEEVLLTGDPIRTWWNEQRIWMMKAIISYTIGMLNAVLKLLGLKEANFVPTNKVADDEQITFYQKGLFNFQASTVVLTPLITLVTLNMICFAAGATRTVVDGSFNAMFGQIFLSFYVLMVQYPLIDGMIFRRDKGRVPTSVTLLSLAISASFLCFGSLIIKS